The Desulfosporosinus acidiphilus SJ4 genome has a window encoding:
- a CDS encoding lysophospholipid acyltransferase family protein, with protein sequence MTIYNFAKGMFRLQFKLMGWNVQGVENMPLEGPVILAINHVSMWDPVVAASSIPRPVRFMAKEELFSFPLLGWLFNKLGAFPVKRGQGDMNAIRQSLAILKEGQVLGMFPEGTRSKTGEIQKGMPGMVLLMEKSKASIVPIKVNGTQHMFKGWGNLSVVIGKPLTTEMLKAPAGIDNRREWIADRIMQAVLDLQLPKAQ encoded by the coding sequence ATGACAATCTATAATTTTGCCAAAGGTATGTTTCGTCTTCAATTTAAACTAATGGGTTGGAATGTGCAGGGGGTTGAGAATATGCCCCTGGAGGGTCCGGTGATTTTGGCGATAAATCATGTCAGCATGTGGGACCCCGTTGTGGCAGCTTCCAGTATTCCGCGTCCCGTCCGTTTTATGGCTAAAGAAGAATTGTTTTCTTTCCCACTTTTAGGGTGGCTCTTTAACAAGCTGGGAGCTTTTCCGGTAAAAAGAGGTCAGGGTGATATGAATGCCATCAGACAATCACTGGCTATTCTAAAGGAAGGGCAAGTGTTAGGCATGTTCCCCGAGGGAACGCGCTCTAAAACAGGGGAAATACAAAAGGGTATGCCTGGTATGGTACTATTAATGGAAAAGAGTAAGGCCTCCATTGTTCCCATTAAGGTCAATGGAACTCAACATATGTTTAAAGGCTGGGGGAATCTTTCGGTGGTTATTGGGAAGCCTCTTACAACCGAGATGCTAAAGGCACCGGCGGGGATAGATAACCGACGAGAATGGATAGCCGATCGGATCATGCAGGCGGTCTTGGATTTGCAACTGCCGAAAGCGCAATAA
- a CDS encoding bifunctional 4-hydroxy-3-methylbut-2-enyl diphosphate reductase/30S ribosomal protein S1: MIVKRADKAGFCFGVKRALDMAERTVETSSAVSFGPLIHNQQVVQRLEKQGIRVVNGLEEAKADQALIIRSHGVAPRVYEEAEKEGIKVVDATCPFVQKAQHLAAESAQKGHQVIVVGDKLHPEVQGILGWAGVQAIPIQTVEEARELPAYSNLAVLAQTTQLAASFAEIVEELKQHAEHLTVHDTICNATAERQKAARELAGIVDIMVVVGGRNSANTRKLASICAESTKTYLIETAEELEADWFSEAKTAGLTAGASTPDWIIEEVFKKMSEINEDGMDMASWDVGFQELHLGAQVTGKVVKITNDEVFVDIGWKSEGVIPLSELKVARQTNPADVVSIGDEITAVVIRVENSEGHTVLSKRKADEAGAQDRLKQLAESKEEIQAKVIETVKGGLVVDVGMRGFVPASQIQLGYVEDLNQFLGQTLRLRLLEFEPAKRKVILSQKVILEEEKAKKRKHLLETLKEGDVVSGEVRRMADFGVFVDIGGLDGLLHISDMAYTRIKHPSEILKVGDHVEVQVLKLDQATGKISLGLKQLKESPWAQADQKYPLGSIVTGKVVRIVTFGAFVQLEDGVDGLIHISQISNRRISKVEEVLKVGDMVSAKVIECKPEVKRISLSIREAASDADKVQNQQAIAEQPEIKSMTIGDALGEKLSPENND, encoded by the coding sequence TTGATTGTCAAACGGGCAGATAAAGCCGGGTTTTGTTTTGGAGTTAAACGTGCCTTGGATATGGCAGAACGAACTGTTGAAACATCTTCGGCGGTTTCCTTTGGACCATTGATCCACAACCAACAGGTTGTGCAACGTTTGGAAAAGCAAGGTATCCGTGTTGTCAACGGATTAGAAGAAGCTAAAGCCGATCAGGCTTTAATTATCAGGTCTCATGGTGTTGCGCCTCGCGTTTATGAAGAGGCTGAAAAAGAAGGGATTAAGGTGGTAGATGCTACCTGTCCCTTTGTGCAAAAAGCTCAGCATTTAGCTGCCGAGTCGGCTCAAAAAGGACATCAAGTGATAGTTGTCGGAGATAAGCTCCATCCGGAAGTCCAGGGAATTTTAGGCTGGGCAGGTGTACAAGCCATTCCTATTCAGACGGTGGAGGAAGCTCGAGAACTTCCTGCTTATTCTAACTTAGCGGTTTTAGCTCAAACTACCCAACTTGCGGCAAGTTTTGCCGAAATCGTTGAGGAATTGAAACAACATGCAGAGCATTTAACCGTTCATGACACGATTTGTAACGCAACGGCTGAACGTCAAAAGGCAGCGCGTGAATTAGCGGGAATTGTAGACATTATGGTGGTGGTCGGCGGCCGTAACAGTGCCAACACTCGCAAATTGGCAAGTATCTGTGCTGAAAGCACGAAAACATATCTAATTGAAACAGCGGAGGAATTAGAAGCTGACTGGTTTTCCGAAGCAAAGACTGCGGGCTTGACCGCAGGAGCTTCGACCCCAGATTGGATAATTGAGGAGGTTTTTAAGAAAATGTCGGAAATCAATGAAGATGGAATGGACATGGCCAGTTGGGATGTAGGTTTTCAAGAACTACATCTTGGGGCTCAAGTCACTGGAAAAGTCGTCAAAATTACCAATGATGAAGTTTTTGTAGATATTGGCTGGAAGTCTGAGGGAGTAATCCCCTTGTCAGAGTTAAAGGTAGCCCGCCAAACAAATCCAGCAGATGTCGTTTCCATAGGTGATGAAATCACAGCGGTGGTAATCCGGGTGGAGAATTCCGAAGGGCATACTGTCCTGTCTAAACGTAAAGCGGATGAAGCAGGTGCTCAAGATAGATTAAAACAATTAGCGGAAAGTAAAGAAGAAATCCAGGCCAAAGTGATCGAAACGGTTAAAGGCGGTCTGGTTGTTGATGTGGGAATGCGCGGTTTTGTTCCTGCTTCCCAAATACAGTTAGGCTATGTGGAGGATCTGAACCAGTTCTTGGGACAGACTCTTCGCCTGCGCTTGCTGGAGTTTGAACCGGCCAAACGAAAAGTAATTCTCTCCCAAAAAGTCATCTTGGAAGAGGAAAAGGCCAAAAAAAGGAAACATTTGCTGGAAACCCTTAAGGAAGGTGACGTTGTTTCCGGAGAAGTTCGAAGAATGGCTGACTTCGGTGTCTTCGTGGATATAGGCGGCCTTGATGGGCTTCTTCATATTTCGGACATGGCTTATACAAGAATAAAGCATCCTTCTGAGATTTTGAAGGTGGGGGATCATGTCGAAGTTCAGGTTTTAAAATTGGACCAAGCCACCGGGAAAATTTCTTTAGGCCTGAAACAACTCAAAGAAAGTCCTTGGGCACAAGCAGATCAAAAATATCCTTTGGGATCGATTGTGACAGGAAAAGTAGTTCGTATCGTGACGTTTGGTGCCTTCGTTCAGCTTGAGGACGGTGTGGACGGATTGATTCACATTTCTCAAATTTCTAACCGGCGAATCAGTAAAGTAGAAGAAGTACTTAAAGTTGGAGATATGGTCAGTGCCAAAGTTATCGAATGTAAGCCTGAAGTGAAACGGATCAGCCTGAGCATTCGCGAGGCCGCTTCCGACGCTGATAAAGTCCAAAATCAACAAGCGATAGCTGAACAACCCGAAATTAAGTCGATGACGATTGGAGATGCACTGGGCGAAAAACTTTCCCCAGAAAACAACGACTAA
- the ftsW gene encoding putative lipid II flippase FtsW — translation MLAKRLPISPIDFPILFLTLALLAFGLIMVLSAGAVLGFNSTQNSYFYVLQQLKWVCIGCALAVVVIKLPYSFWRRFAGLGVLVSVLLLIAVIFTGAGIAAKGSARWIQFAGIKIQPSEITKLTLVLFYAHILDRYPIKKGKDWRVPLGILLPLTGVILALVYKQPDLGTAMVLALTSAVMLLQTEIPTWWFAAAVPAFGVPLMYFIHGYQWQRILVWLDPWKYASDIGYQITNAEIAFGSGGLFGVGLGRSLQKYGFLPENHTDMIFAMVGEELGLWGTFFLIALFVALYARAFYVIRECPDRFGRLLGFGLTSSLAIQTAINLSVVTGVLPVTGITLPLISYGGSSLVITLIELGLILNVTRYCRKSQSNSHDLSKASV, via the coding sequence ATGCTGGCCAAACGTCTGCCAATTTCGCCCATTGATTTTCCTATTTTGTTTTTAACACTTGCTCTTCTCGCTTTCGGGCTCATTATGGTATTAAGTGCCGGGGCTGTCCTGGGATTTAATTCCACACAAAATTCCTACTTTTATGTTCTTCAGCAACTTAAATGGGTTTGTATAGGCTGTGCCCTGGCAGTTGTTGTCATCAAATTGCCTTATTCCTTCTGGCGGCGCTTCGCCGGGTTGGGAGTTTTAGTGAGTGTGCTGCTGCTCATCGCCGTCATTTTCACAGGAGCCGGGATTGCGGCCAAGGGTTCTGCCCGCTGGATACAATTTGCCGGTATCAAAATTCAGCCTTCAGAAATTACCAAATTAACCCTTGTTCTTTTTTATGCCCATATCCTTGATCGATATCCGATTAAAAAAGGAAAAGACTGGCGTGTTCCCTTAGGGATACTCTTGCCGCTTACAGGAGTAATCTTAGCCCTCGTTTACAAACAGCCGGACCTTGGTACTGCTATGGTTTTAGCTTTGACAAGCGCGGTTATGTTATTGCAGACTGAAATTCCGACATGGTGGTTTGCAGCTGCCGTTCCGGCCTTTGGAGTTCCTCTTATGTATTTTATTCACGGTTACCAATGGCAGCGAATTTTAGTTTGGCTTGATCCTTGGAAATATGCCAGTGATATCGGCTATCAAATTACAAATGCTGAAATTGCTTTTGGCTCAGGAGGTTTGTTCGGAGTTGGTTTAGGGAGGAGTTTACAGAAATATGGGTTTCTGCCAGAGAACCACACGGATATGATTTTTGCCATGGTTGGAGAAGAATTGGGGCTGTGGGGGACCTTCTTTTTAATTGCTCTTTTTGTAGCTTTGTATGCCCGAGCCTTTTATGTCATTCGGGAATGCCCGGATCGATTTGGACGCCTCTTAGGTTTCGGTTTAACTTCTTCCTTAGCCATTCAGACGGCGATTAACTTATCGGTGGTAACGGGCGTTTTACCGGTTACCGGAATCACTCTGCCTTTGATCTCCTATGGCGGGAGTTCCTTGGTCATCACTCTAATTGAACTGGGCTTGATTTTAAACGTAACCCGTTATTGCCGGAAATCTCAAAGCAACTCTCATGACTTGTCGAAGGCCTCAGTGTAA
- a CDS encoding DUF512 domain-containing protein: protein MTKGLVVAGVTPGSIAEEMEIEVGDRVLAVNEEELTDIIDFQYGIAEEEFTLLVEKKNGEQWELTIEKDPGEFLGLEVETISSEGTKFCRNNCSFCFVAQMPKGMRASLYDKDDDYRLSMTQGSFITLSNLSEEEINRIIRYHLGPLYVSVHAWNPEIRVKLMKNPLAGKLPEQIQRLTDAGIAIHAQIVLVPGQNDGEVLAETIMKLGERYSAVQSIAVVPVGLTRYREHLASLRGFTPAEAAHLLDQAERWQQDYFQRIGEHLVYFADEFYVLAGREFPETSVYDDFPQLENGVGMARKFISELEMGWPHLPKMIANRHVHLVTGTSAQGFFEKWSKKLMEQVGGLTLTVHAIRNDFFGTSVTVAGLLTAQDIAQQLGDLAGDDFLIPQVMLKADEPIFLDDYSVHWLEEKVNGCAIIVRNHGVAFLEQVIGFSLGVEYFE from the coding sequence TTGACAAAAGGTCTCGTAGTTGCGGGAGTTACCCCAGGCAGTATCGCCGAAGAAATGGAAATTGAAGTCGGTGATCGTGTCTTGGCGGTCAATGAAGAAGAGCTGACAGATATTATTGACTTTCAGTATGGTATCGCCGAAGAAGAATTCACCTTACTTGTTGAAAAAAAGAATGGCGAACAATGGGAATTAACCATTGAGAAAGATCCTGGGGAATTTTTAGGTTTAGAAGTTGAAACCATTAGTTCTGAGGGAACTAAGTTCTGCCGTAATAATTGTTCATTTTGCTTTGTTGCTCAAATGCCGAAAGGAATGCGGGCTTCACTATACGATAAAGATGATGATTATCGTCTCTCTATGACCCAAGGGAGTTTTATAACTCTTTCCAATTTGAGTGAGGAAGAAATCAATAGGATTATAAGGTATCATCTTGGTCCTCTTTATGTTTCTGTTCATGCTTGGAATCCGGAAATACGCGTCAAGTTGATGAAAAATCCCCTGGCGGGCAAACTTCCGGAGCAGATACAACGCTTAACAGACGCTGGCATTGCGATTCATGCCCAAATTGTTTTAGTTCCAGGGCAGAACGACGGTGAGGTCTTGGCGGAGACGATTATGAAGCTGGGGGAACGATACTCGGCTGTGCAGTCGATTGCCGTGGTACCTGTGGGATTGACACGTTATCGGGAGCATTTAGCGTCCTTGCGTGGATTTACTCCCGCGGAAGCAGCTCATTTATTAGATCAGGCTGAACGATGGCAGCAGGATTATTTCCAGCGAATCGGAGAGCATTTGGTTTATTTTGCCGATGAGTTTTATGTTCTTGCAGGTCGGGAGTTTCCTGAAACTTCAGTTTACGATGATTTCCCGCAGTTGGAAAACGGGGTAGGCATGGCTCGGAAGTTTATCTCGGAACTTGAGATGGGCTGGCCGCACTTGCCCAAAATGATTGCAAACCGACATGTGCATCTTGTCACTGGGACATCCGCCCAGGGTTTCTTTGAGAAGTGGTCCAAGAAATTAATGGAGCAGGTGGGCGGTTTGACGCTTACCGTACATGCCATCCGCAATGACTTTTTCGGGACATCCGTTACGGTAGCCGGATTATTGACAGCCCAAGATATTGCTCAGCAACTGGGTGATTTGGCGGGAGATGACTTTCTGATACCTCAGGTGATGCTGAAGGCAGACGAACCGATCTTCCTCGATGACTACAGCGTTCACTGGCTGGAAGAAAAGGTTAACGGCTGTGCGATAATTGTAAGGAATCATGGGGTGGCTTTTTTAGAACAAGTGATTGGATTTTCGTTGGGGGTGGAATACTTTGAGTAA